The Engraulis encrasicolus isolate BLACKSEA-1 chromosome 4, IST_EnEncr_1.0, whole genome shotgun sequence genome includes a window with the following:
- the fbxl9 gene encoding F-box/LRR-repeat protein 14 — MEEAPDLPVEVITYIFSFLHVSDRKEASLVCRSWYEASQDYHFQKNATFRLPACTSSLEVIQGLGRRSRCGLIISHLDGSSLSRAILMEVGMHMGPRLESLSLPGSSITECSLLELLPHLTGLRKLDLRGLDSLFMSGAFLSREEHRKQVRKALEGLEELNLSDLRYLSDLTFNRLTGCTPKLRRLALSGCHIAFEFDPYRGCPVGPDSSALLSLRNLRKLLQDQASTVRALDLSRTSITPESLRTVAQVPGLALEELCLRGCKELSDHAVEVLCRHQPGIRTLDLSSCTELTCRAVQAVTCSLRELQVLSLSRDWRVTDKGLAELVKLPSLRRLDLSECLHVSGTEMIKGLSSPPPRAQLETLSLRSCTYIRDVSIFSLSQLLGVSLRVLDLTSCVYLTDLSVRAIATYVPGLLVLRLGWCKEITDWGLLGMVEPTKECEPSTEKEDKGPSFTRTFGNMGFFRPPSLPFQEKPRLVTDEDLGAFREQMGASLLAIRGLQELDLSACSKITDCSITQVLRFPDLQRLSLSMLPEISDDSLASVAFHCRSLTSLALNHCPQISDQGMAKAAPLLQRLQHLQLACCDAVTDRSLSILAKHCKRLKTLDISMCKDITITKVDFLQSQLPYLENVQCRFVGGADLTITL, encoded by the exons AAAAACGCCACCTTCCGGCTCCCGGCCTGCACATCCTCCCTGGAGGTGATCCAGGGTCTGGGCCGCCGGTCCCGCTGTGGCCTGATCATCAGCCACCTGGACGGCTCCAGCCTGTCCCGGGCCATCCTGATGGAG GTGGGCATGCACATGGGTCCGCGGCTGGAGAGTCTTTCCCTGCCCGGCAGCAGCATCACCGAGTGCTCCCTCCTGGAGCTCCTGCCCCACCTCACCGGCCTGCGCAAGCTGGACCTGCGCGGCCTGGACAGCCTCTTCATGTCCGGGGCCTTCCTGTCTCGAGAGGAGCATCGCAAACag gtACGAAAGGCCTTGGAGGGTCTGGAAGAGTTAAACCTCTCCGACCTCAGGTACCTGTCTGACCTCACCTTCAACCGTCTGACCGGCTGCACTCCAAAGCTCCGGCGGCTGGCCCTGTCCGGTTGCCACATCGCCTTCGAGTTCGACCCCTACCGAGGCTGCCCCGTGGGCCCTGACTCCTCGGCCCTGCTCTCGCTGCGAAACCTCCGCAAACTCCTCCAGGACCAGGCCAGCACGGTGCGGGCCCTGGACCTGAGCCGGACCAGCATCACGCCGGAGTCCCTGCGCACCGTGGCCCAGGTGCCGGGCCTGGCCCTGGAGGAGCTGTGCCTGCGCGGCTGCAAAGAGCTGTCGGACCACGCCGTGGAAGTGCTGTGTCGGCACCAGCCGGGCATCCGCACCCTGGACCTGAGCTCCTGCACTGAGCTGACCTGCAGGGCCGTACAGGCGGTCACCTGCAGCCTGAGGGAGCTACAG GTGCTGTCTCTGTCGCGGGACTGGCGCGTGACGGACAAGGGCTTGGCGGAGCTGGTGAAGCTGCCTAGCCTTCGGAGGCTGGACCTCTCTGAGTGTCTGCACGTCAGCGGCACCGAGATGATCaagggcctctcctctcctccgccacgCGCTCAGCTGGAGACCCTCAGCCTCAGGAGCTGCACCTACATCAGG GACGTGTCCATTTTCTCACTGAGCCAGCTGCTGGGCGTGAGCTTACGAGTGCTGGACCTCACCTCCTGTGTCTACCTCACGGATCTGAGCGTGCGTGCCATTGCCACATACGTGCCGGGGCTGCTGGTGCTGCGTCTGGGCTGGTGCAAGGAGATCACAGACTGGGGCCTGCTGGGAATGGTGGAGCCCACCAAGGAGTGTGAGCCTAGCACAGAGAAG GAGGACAAAGGGCCGAGCTTCACGCGCACATTTGGCAACATGGGCTTCTTCCGGCCCCCCAGCCTGCCCTTCCAGGAGAAGCCGCGGCTGGTGACGGATGAGGACCTGGGGGCGTTCCGGGAGCAGATGGGGGCCTCGCTGCTGGCCATCCGCGGCCTCCAGGAGCTCGACCTCTCCGCCTGCTCCAAGATCACCGACTGCAGCATCACACAG GTGTTGCGTTTTCCAGACCTGCAGCGGCTGTCTCTGTCCATGCTGCCTGAGATCAGCGATGACAGCCTGGCGTCGGTGGCGTTTCACTGTCGCAGCCTGACCAGCCTGGCCCTCAACCACTGTCCCCAGATCAGTGACCAGGGCATGGCCAAGGCAGCTCCCCTGCTCCAGAGGCTCCAGCACCTGCAGCTGGCCTGCTGTGATGCCGTCACAGACCG gtCTCTGTCCATATTGGCAAAGCACTGTAAAAGACTGAAGACGTTGGACATTTCAATGTGTAAAGACATCACCATAACCAAAGTGGACTTTCTACAGTCTCAGCTGCCCTACTTGGAGAATGTCCAGTGTCGCTTTGTGGGTGGTGCAGACTTGACCATAACTctttaa